The following are encoded in a window of Peromyscus maniculatus bairdii isolate BWxNUB_F1_BW_parent chromosome X, HU_Pman_BW_mat_3.1, whole genome shotgun sequence genomic DNA:
- the LOC121826682 gene encoding eukaryotic translation initiation factor 2 subunit 3, X-linked isoform X1 has protein sequence MAGGEVGVTLGQPHLSRQDLATLDVTKLTPLSHEVISRQATINIGTIGHVAHGKSTVVKAISGVHTVRFKNELERNITIKLGYANAKIYKLDDPSCPRPECYRSCGSSTPDEFPTDIPGTKGNFKLVRHVSFVDCPGHDILMATMLNGAAVMDAALLLIAGNESCPQPQTSEHLAAIEIMKLKHILILQNKIDLVKESQAKEQYEQILAFVQGTVAEGAPIIPISAQLKYNIEVVCEYIVKKIPVPPRDFTSEPRLIVIRSFDVNKPGCEVDDLKGGVAGGSILKGVLKVGQEIEVRPGIVSKDSEGKLMCKPIFSKIVSLFAEHNDLQYAAPGGLIGVGTKIDPTLCRADRMVGQVLGAVGALPEIFTELEISYFLLRRLLGVRTEGDKKAAKVQKLSKNEVLMVNIGSLSTGGRVSAVKADLGKIVLTNPVCTEVGEKIALSRRVEKHWRLIGWGQIRRGVTIKPTVDDD, from the exons ATGGCTGGGGGTGAGGTTGGAGTGACTCTCGGGCAGCCACATCTTTCCCGACAGGATCTCGCCACATTG GATGTCACCAAGTTGACACCACTTTCACATGAAGTTATCAGCAGACAAGCTACAATTAATATTG GTACAATTGGTCATGTAGCTCATGGGAAGTCCACTGTGGTAAAGGCTATTTCTGGAGTTCACACCGTCAGATTCAAAAATGAACTAGAAAGAAATATTACCATCAAGCTTGGATATGCTAATGCTAAG ATTTATAAACTTGATGACCCAAGTTGTCCTAGACCAGAATGTTACAGGTCATGTGGAAGTAGTACACCAGATGAGTTTCCTACAGACATTCCAGGGACCAAAGGGAACTTCAAACTAGTCAG GCATGTTTCCTTTGTTGACTGCCCTGGCCATGATATTTTGATGGCTACGATGCTGAACGGCGCGGCAGTGATGGACGCAGCTCTTCTGTTGATAG CTGGTAATGAATCATGTCCTCAGCCTCAGACTTCTGAACACCTGGCTGCCATAGAAATCATGAAACTCAAGCATATTTTgatcttacaaaataaaattgatcTGGTAAAAGAAAGTCAGGCTAAGGAACAATATGAGCAGATTCTTGCATTTGTACAAG GAACAGTAGCAGAAGGAGCACCAATTATTCCAATTTCTGCTCAGCTGAAATATAATATTGAAGTTGTCTGTGAGTACATAGTGAAGAAAATACCAGTGCCCCCAAGAGACTTTACTTCAGAACCCCGTCTCATTG ttatcaGGTCATTTGATGTCAACAAACCTGGCTGTGAAGTTGATGACCTTAAGGGAGGTGTAGCTGGTGGTAGTATTCTAAAAGGAGTGTTGAAG GTAGGCCAGGAGATAGAAGTGAGACCTGGTATTGTTTCCAAAGATAGTGAAGGAAAACTCATGTGTAAACCAATCTTTTCCAAAATTGTATCACTTTTTGCGGAACATAATGATCTTCAGTATGCTGCCCCAGGTGGCCTCATTG GAGTTGGCACAAAGATTGACCCTACTTTGTGCAGAGCTGACAGAATGGTGGGACAAGTGCTTGGTGCAGTTGGAGCTTTGCCTGAAATATTCACAGAACTGGAAATTTCCTATTTCCTGCTTAGACGTCTTCTGGGCGTCCGAACTGAAGGAGACAAGAAAGCAGCAAAG GTCCAAAAGCTGTCTAAGAATGAAGTGCTTATGGTCAACATAGGATCCCTGTCAACGGGAGGAAGAGTTAGTGCCGTCAAGGCTGATTTGGGCAAGATTGTTTTGACTAATCCTGTGTGCACAGAAGTAGGAGAAAAAATTGCCCTTAGCCGAAGAGTTGAGAAACATTGGCG tttAATTGGTTGGGGTCAGATAAGAAGAGGAGTGACCATTAAGCCAACTGTAGATGATGACTGA
- the LOC121826682 gene encoding eukaryotic translation initiation factor 2 subunit 3 isoform X2 yields the protein MATMLNGAAVMDAALLLIAGNESCPQPQTSEHLAAIEIMKLKHILILQNKIDLVKESQAKEQYEQILAFVQGTVAEGAPIIPISAQLKYNIEVVCEYIVKKIPVPPRDFTSEPRLIVIRSFDVNKPGCEVDDLKGGVAGGSILKGVLKVGQEIEVRPGIVSKDSEGKLMCKPIFSKIVSLFAEHNDLQYAAPGGLIGVGTKIDPTLCRADRMVGQVLGAVGALPEIFTELEISYFLLRRLLGVRTEGDKKAAKVQKLSKNEVLMVNIGSLSTGGRVSAVKADLGKIVLTNPVCTEVGEKIALSRRVEKHWRLIGWGQIRRGVTIKPTVDDD from the exons ATGGCTACGATGCTGAACGGCGCGGCAGTGATGGACGCAGCTCTTCTGTTGATAG CTGGTAATGAATCATGTCCTCAGCCTCAGACTTCTGAACACCTGGCTGCCATAGAAATCATGAAACTCAAGCATATTTTgatcttacaaaataaaattgatcTGGTAAAAGAAAGTCAGGCTAAGGAACAATATGAGCAGATTCTTGCATTTGTACAAG GAACAGTAGCAGAAGGAGCACCAATTATTCCAATTTCTGCTCAGCTGAAATATAATATTGAAGTTGTCTGTGAGTACATAGTGAAGAAAATACCAGTGCCCCCAAGAGACTTTACTTCAGAACCCCGTCTCATTG ttatcaGGTCATTTGATGTCAACAAACCTGGCTGTGAAGTTGATGACCTTAAGGGAGGTGTAGCTGGTGGTAGTATTCTAAAAGGAGTGTTGAAG GTAGGCCAGGAGATAGAAGTGAGACCTGGTATTGTTTCCAAAGATAGTGAAGGAAAACTCATGTGTAAACCAATCTTTTCCAAAATTGTATCACTTTTTGCGGAACATAATGATCTTCAGTATGCTGCCCCAGGTGGCCTCATTG GAGTTGGCACAAAGATTGACCCTACTTTGTGCAGAGCTGACAGAATGGTGGGACAAGTGCTTGGTGCAGTTGGAGCTTTGCCTGAAATATTCACAGAACTGGAAATTTCCTATTTCCTGCTTAGACGTCTTCTGGGCGTCCGAACTGAAGGAGACAAGAAAGCAGCAAAG GTCCAAAAGCTGTCTAAGAATGAAGTGCTTATGGTCAACATAGGATCCCTGTCAACGGGAGGAAGAGTTAGTGCCGTCAAGGCTGATTTGGGCAAGATTGTTTTGACTAATCCTGTGTGCACAGAAGTAGGAGAAAAAATTGCCCTTAGCCGAAGAGTTGAGAAACATTGGCG tttAATTGGTTGGGGTCAGATAAGAAGAGGAGTGACCATTAAGCCAACTGTAGATGATGACTGA